The sequence GGGGAAGGCCATCGAAGCCCGGCTCCTGCCCTTCGAAACCGAGGTCACCCGGATGGCCAGCCGCGCCCGCGAGGACGCCCACGGGACCATTTACGGAATCGACTCGCTCCACGACCAGCTGCCGTTGCACGAGATCGTGGTGGTCAGTGTTCCGTTGGGTGGGCAGACCCAGCAGCTGGTGGATGCAAAGTTCCTGGCAGCCATGCCCGACGGAGCCCTGCTGGTGAATGTGGCCCGCGGGCCCGTGGCGGACACCGACGCCCTGCTCGCCGAGACGTCAAGCGGCCGGCTGCGGGCTGCCCTGGACGTGACCGACCCGGAGCCGCTGCCTGCGCACCACCCGCTGTGGGCCACTCCGGGCGTGCTCATCACCCCGCACGTCGGTGGCGCCAGCTCGGCCATGTTCCCCCGGATGGTCCGGCTGCTCAGGAAGCAGATTGGGCTGCTGGTGGAGGGCAAGGACCCGGTCAACGTGGTCCTCCCTTAACGCGGGCGGCCCGCGGCCCTATGCTGGGCCCATGTCTACTTTCGAAGTCCGCCGCAGCGCCGTCATCCCCGCCCCCGCCGAGGAGATCTTTCCGTTGGTGAACAACTTCCACGAATGGACCGCTTGGTCCCCCTGGGAGGCGGTCGATCCAGGGATGAGCCGCCGCTACTTCGGCAGTGACGCAGGGACCGGCGCGGGCTATGAGTGGAACGGCAACCGAAAGGCCGGCAGCGGAACCATGGAGATCGTGGAGTCCGTACCTTCGAGCCGCATCGGGATCCGGCTGCAGTTCACCAAGCCGTTCAAGGCCCTGAACCCCACGACGTTCACGTTCAGCCAGGCTCCTGGCGGCACGGAGGTGACGTGGCTGATGACCGGGGAGAACAAAGGGCTCGGAAAGGTCTTTGCGCTGTTCATGAACATGGACAAGATGGTGGGCGGCGACTTTGAGCGGGGCCTGGCCGCGCTGGCCTCCACGGTTGCGGCCAGGAAGAGCTGAGGTTCCCGTTGGGCGCCGTGGACGATGCGCTGGCCGCGCTGGATGAACCGGACCGCAGCTGCCTGCAGCATGTGGTGGAGCTCGCCAGGTCCATCGCCCCGGACACCACGGAGGGCATGAGCTACGGCATGCCCGCGCTGAAGCTGGACGGCAAACCTCTGTTCGCCGCCGTCCACGCAGCCAAGCACCTCTCGATCTTCCCCTTCTCCGGCGCGGTCGTCGCGGCAGTCGCGGACCGGCTGGAAGGGTATTCACTTTCCAAGGGGACCATCCGCTTCACCGCGGCCCACCCCGTGCCGGACGACGTGGTGGAGGACATCGTCCGGCTGCGCATGGCGGAGATCCGGGGATAGAGCAACGGACGACGACGGCCCGCGCCACCTGCGGCCACGCCACCGGAAGGGACGGGCGCCCGGCCGCCGGAGCCCCTGCTGTCCGGCAGGACTTATGGTCCTTCCGAATGCACTGCAGGGGTGCCTAATGTGATGCCATGGCTGACACTCTTGAGTCCCTCGCGGAAAGTTTTAAGAACATGGGCGTCGCCCGCGCGTACGGCGCCCCCGTGAACCTGAACGGGGAGGAGATGGTGCCCGTGGCCCTGGTGTCCTTCGGCTTCGGTGGCGGCACGGAATCCGGGGAGGGTGCCTCCGGCGGGGGAGGCGGCGGGGTTGTGGTGCCGCTTGGTGTCTACCGCACGGTCAACGGCAGGACCGTCTTCCGCCCCAACACCATTGCCGCCCTGGTGTGCCTGGTGCCCCTGATGACGGCAACGGGAGCCGCGGTACGCAAGGCTGTCCGGGCGGCCCGGAAATAGTTCCGGGAGGCAAGGGACCCCCTTAAAAATCCCCTATTTCGCCGCGGGAAATTCAGTTCCATAATGGCCTCGTAGACTTCGGGGACCCCGCTGCGCTGGCTGCTGCCACCGCTCCGCCGGGGTTTCGGGTGGCCGCCCCGGCAGTCGGCGGGAAGGACGGCCACGAGGCCCGGCGGGGGACGGCCGGACCGTTTTCGGGGGAGAGCGACGCCATCACAACAGCAAGGGAAGTTGTTTGTCATGCTCAAAGATATGGAAGTCATGGCTGTGCTGCCTGCGAAGGATATCGACCGGGCCAAGGAATTTTATCGGGACAAGCTGGGGTTTGAGCCCGAGCGGACCATGGCCGATGGCGGCCTTGTCTACCGGTGTGGGAAGGGGACCTCGTTCCTGATTTACCAGACGGACAACGCGGGTTCGGCCAAGAACACGCAAATCGGCTGGGCCAGTGATGATGTCCAGCGCGACGTGGACGAACTCCGTGCCCGCGGCGTCGTTTTCGAAGACTACGACATGCCCGGACTCAAGACCGAGAACGGCATCGCATCAATGGAGGGCTACGGCCAGGCGGCCTGGTTCCTGGACAGCGAGGGCAACATCCTCAACATCTCCTCGATGCCTTCTTGACGGCCAGGGCCCGTAGTGCAGGCCCCGCAATAGAAAGTACGACGCCGGCCCGTGCCGCCCGAAGCACCCGCACCCGGGTGCGTGGCAGCGGCAGGCCGGCGCCGCCGTCGTAAGCAGTCCGGAGGGAAGGGAAAGCGGTGGGCGTGGAAGAAGTGGTGCCGGAGACAAAGGGCGTCTCCATGGAGGTTCTGTCGACGGTGGATCTTGCCGGCGAAATTGAGGGTATGGACGGGCGCCAGCTCCGGATGCGGATGGTGACCATCGAGCCGGGCGGAGTTTTCGGCCCCCTCCATGACCACGTGGGCCGGCCCGGGACGGTTTATGTCCTTCAGGGGACTGTCACGGAGCACCGGGACGGCTTGGTCACCGAGTACGGGCCGGGGGTGGGCTGGCAGGAGGACCGCCACACCACCCACTGGCTCGAGAACAAGGGGACGGTGCCGGTTGTCGAAATCTCGGTGGACATCGTGGCCGCCCCGCAACAGTGATGCCCCGCCACCGCAGCAGCGGGCTCAGACTGCGGGCTCGCGCCTGCCCAGGGCCATCCGGAGTGCGCCGCGCAGGGTGAGCCGGTTGCGCCTGGTGACGGCGATAACGGCGGCGATACCGGCAAGCAGGACCACGATGCCGCCCACCGCGACGGACCAGCGCGCGCCGAACTCGCTGCCGATCCAACCCACCAGCGGCGAACCGATGGCGGTGCCGCCTTGGAGGATGGCCAGGTAGAGGGCCAGTACGCGGCCCCGGAACTGTGGCTCCACGGAGAGCTGGATGCTGGTGTTGCAGCTGTTCAGGAACGTGATGGACGCCAGGCCCACGGGAATCAGGATTGCCGCGTAGACCCAGAACGTCGGGGCGATGCTGCCCAGGACCGTGAAGATGCCCAGTCCCAGCGCTCCGCCCAGCAGGAACCGCAGCCGCGGCCCGGAGCGGCGTGCCGCGAGGAGGGCGCCGGCCAGCGTGCCCACGGCCATGATGGAGCCGAGAAGCCCGAATTCACTGGGTCCCATGCGGAACTCGGTGGTGGCCATCAGCGAGTTGATCACCGGGAAGTTCATGCCGAACGCACCCAGGATGCCCACCAGGACCATGATCAGCATCAGGTCCGGCCGGCGCCGCACGTAACGGATGCCCTCGGCCACCTGGTGCTTGTTCCGCTCGCCCCTCGCGATAGGGGCGGGCTGGGTGGTGCGGATTCGGAACAGCGAAACCAGGACGGCGGCGAAGCTCGCGGCGTTGAGCAGGAACACCGGCCCGGTACCCACCCAGGCGATGAGCACGCCGGCGATGGCAGGCCCGGTGAGCCGGGCGGTGTTGAAGGATGCTGAGTTCAGGGCCACCGCATTGGAAATGTTCTCCTGGCCCACGAGCTCCGATACGAAGGCCTGGCGCGCCGGTGCGTCCACCGCGCTGGCCACGCCCAAGCAGAAGGCGGCCACGTAGGCGTGCCATAGTTGCGCGGTGCCGGTGACCACCAGGAGGCCGATGGCCAGTCCGGTGAAGCCCATGGCCAGCTGCGTCCACATCAGGATGATGCGCTTGCGGTAGCGGTCCGCCAGGACCCCGCCGTAGGGGCCGAAGAGCAGCATTGGCAGGAACTGCAGGCCCGTGGTGAGGCCGACGGCGGCTCCCGAGTGATCGGTAAGGACGGTCAGGACCAGCCAGTCCTGGGCGACGCGCTGCATCCAGGTGCCGATGTTGGAGACGATCGCGCCGCTGGCCCAAATGCGGTAGTTGGGATTTTCGAGGGCGCGGAACATCGCACTCATTTGCCGCTCATTTCCTGCATGATGCGGGCTGCGCGGCTGAGAATGAGCCGGTCTTCCTCACCGAGTCCGGCCACACGCTGCGCCAACCAGGCGGTCCGCTGGCTCCGGGCCTCGGCCAGGACTTTCCTGCCGGCGTCGGTGATGTCCACGCGGACTTGCCGGCCGTCGTCGGGATCGGCGCTCCTGGTAACGAACGCCTGCTCCGCAAGAGCGTTGACGATCCTGGTCATGGACGGTGCCTGGACGTGCTCACTCCTGGCGAGATCGCGCAGGGTGCTGGGGCCGCTGCCGTTCAGGAGGGCCAGGACTGTGTACTGGCCGGGGGTGATGGCGTCTCCGGTGGCCTCGACGCGAAGCCGGCGCGACGTGCGCATCACAGCGGTGCGGAGATCGATGGCGAGGGTGTCGGGGGCGGTGGGGCCGGCGCTTGCCTGGTGCGTCGTTTGGGTGGGGGACATATAGGGGTGTGCGCCTCCTGCTGGCATTTATTAGCACTGCTAATTAGTTCTGCTAACCATTATGCCCTCTTTGGTTGCCGCAGGCAATGGATGGAGGTGTGGTTTTGCTGACAGCTCCGGCACAATGGGAGCCGTGACTGGGCGCAGAACTGACGGAAACCGTAAACCCCCGCTGTCGTGGAAGCGGAAATTGAACCTGGCCGTGACTGTCCTGGTGCTCTGCCTGGGGCCCATCATGATCGGCGTAGGCAGCTTCATGATCAACGCCGATGAGGAGCTCGCCCGTTCTGGTGTCCAGGCGACCGGAACCATCATCCGCTTCGACGACGTCACCAAAGCGTCCGAACGCAGGATGCAGGTGCAATTCCCGGCCGCGGACGGGGCGGTCCACCGGACCTTCGCCGCTGTGGATCACGATCAGTATCCCGTAGTGGGCAGCAGCGTGACGGTCGTCTATGCCGAAAACAATCCCGGGCGGGCCATCGTGCCCGGCTACGAGAGCGACGGCGTTTGGCTGCGTGGAGCCGGGGTTGTCCTGACGGTCATTTTCGGAGTTCTGGGCCTCTTGTACATCGTCCTGGTCGGCAGCGCTGTTCTGCGCGCCAGGTTGCGGCGGCGCCGAACGCCAAAGGTGGTGTAGCCGGAGCTTCCGGCTGTCCGCTCCGGGTCGTACCCCGCCCTGTCCGCTCCCGCCTGACGGGCGTAGGCTGTGCGCACCATGACTGAACAACAGCCCTTTGAGTTGGTCCGGCGCTATCCCCACTTCGAACTTCGCCGGTATCCCGATCACGTGGTCGCCGAGGTGTCGGTGACGGCCGATTTCGACCGGGCAGGCAACGCCGCCTTCCGGTACCTCTTCAACTACATCAGCGGCAACAACACGGCCCGGCAGAAACTGGCGATGACCGCACCGGTGATCCAGGAAGCGGGAGGCCAAAAGCTCGCCATGACCGCACCCGTACTCCAGCGCGGACCGCTGCCTGGATCAGGGGAGCCGGCGGAATTCTCGGTGGCCTTTGTCCTGCCGGCCGGCTTGAATGCCGAAACTGCTCCCGTGCCCACCGATCCCAGGGTCACGGTGCGGGCGGTGCCCGGTTCCCTCGCTGCCGTGCTGGGCTTCTCGGGCAGCGGTTCGGCGTCGGCCTTTGAGCGGCGCAACAACGGTCTGCAGGCGGCGCTCACCCTGGCCGGCCTTACGCCTGTGGGTGCACCGCGGTTCGCCCGCTTCGATCCACCCTTCAAACCCTGGTTCCTGCGGCACAATGAGGTGGTCCAGGATGTGATGGAGCGCCCTCCGGGTGGCGCGGCCCCCGCATCCGGGTAGCGATTCTCCGCTGCCGACGCCCGCTCACCTCTGGGAGCTTCTGGAGCTAAAGCCAGCCCTTCCTAGGGTCTGTGTGCATCCCGGACATGGTCCTGCGTCTGGCCCTGCATGACCCAGCGGTTGCCGTCGGGATCGCTGAAGTAGGCGAACAGGACACCGCCCAGGTCCTGGATCTCGCTGATGTCCGCGCCGCGGCCCACCAGCTCGCTGCGAACCTCGGCGATGTCCGGAACAACCAGTTGCAGGCCCTCGAGGCTGCCTGGGGTCATGGTGGTCATGCCGGTGCCGATGACCACCGACGTGGCAGAGCCAGGGGGCGTCAGCTGGACGACGCGCATGCCCGGGATATGTTCCACGTCATGGTCGAGGACGAAGCCCAGCTTGTCCGTATAAAACGCTTTTGATCTGTCGACGTCGGAAACCGGGACCTGTACAACCTCAAGGCGCATTTGCATGGAGGCCACTCTAGCCTTGGACGTCACGCCAGGGGAACGGCAGGCCCAGATCGATTGCCGGATTGAATTACCGCGCATTTATTAAGCCCCGAAAGCGGAGTGCGACGGGAATTTCTCAAGGTCTCCTCAAGACTGCCTGAATGTTGCCTGAGGATCGCAGTAAGTTGCGTAAACGGAGCAGCGGGGTGCATAGGCTCGGCGGTGATGAGTTTACCGGGCTATGCAGCAGGCCCGGGATTGCGGGGGCAAAACTCTCTGGGCCCCCTTGTATATGGGGAAATGAATGTCCGACTATGACACCCTCTTGGGGTTTGTTCCTTCCGCGCCTGCGCCGAAGCCGCCACGGAAACCGCGCTTTTCCACTTTCATTGTTGCCGGTATTACCGGGCTGTTCATGCTTTTCGGAGCACTGGGCGGCGGCATTGGCGGAGCCCTGATTGTCCTGGGCATTTCAACTGCTCTTACCGGTCTTTATGTACTCCTCACCGGACGGCGCTCCTGGGCGTGGCTTCCCGCAAAACGCAAGGCAGGCGCCGTCGCAATCGCCGCGGCGCTGGCGCTGTTCATCGGCGGCGCTGCCGCGCTGCCGCGCGTCGCCGGCGCGGACCTGGAGGCAGCCTCCTCGGAAAGCACTGCGAAGGCGGCCCCGGCGAAAGCGAGCCCGACGGCGACAGCCAAGGCATCGCCGTCGGCCACACCAACTGCCACGCCGACGGACACCGGGGAGCCGCTGGACCCGGAGAGTCCAAGCGTTCTTGCCGCCGGTGCCCCCGCGGCCGCGCCCAATGCGCAGCCAGCGTACGCAAGCAAGGCGCTGGACGTATTGGCAACCTTGCCGATCAAGGGCCGGGCGCCGAAGACGGGGTACGACCGCGCGCAGTTCGGCCAGGCGTGGGCAGACGTGGACCGGAATGGGTGCGATACGCGCAACGACATCCTCAAACGCGACCTCACCGGCGTGTCGTACACGAACAGTGTGCCGTGCAAGGTGCAGTCGGGAACGCTGGCCGACCCCTACACGGGCAAGACCATCAGCTTTGCCAGGGGTTCGGCCACCAGCAGTGCCGTCCAGATCGACCACGTGGTGGCCTTGAGCGACGCCTGGCAGAAGGGCGCGCAGCAGCTGACCGCCGAGCAGCGGACGGCGTTCGCCAACGATCCGCTGAACCTGCAGGCCACGGACGGTCCCACCAACCAGCAAAAGGGCGACGGCGATGCGGCCACCTGGTTGCCGCCGAAAGGGCTTCCGCTGTGAGTACGTTGCCCGGCAGGTTTCCGTGAAGGCGACATACGGGCTGTGGGTCACGCAGGCCGAGCACGATGCGATTGCCCGGATCCTGGGCGACTGCGCCGGGCAGCTGGCGCCGACCAACCAGCTGCCGCCGGCACCTGCCGCCGCTGCTGTACCTGCTCCACCTGCCGCCGCTCCTGTACCTGCTCCCGCTCCGGCAGGACCCGCACCGGCACCTGCCGCCGTCGCCCCTGCTCCTGTTGCACCAGCGCCCGTGGTCCCGGCTCCTGCCGTGCCGGCACCTGCCGCTGCCTACTACGCCAACTGCGCGGCGGTGAGGGCGGCAGGAGCCGCGCCGCTCTCCGCCGGGCAAGCCGGTTACCGGCCCGCGCTGGACCGTGACTCCGACGGAGTCGCCTGCGAGTAGCCGCCGGATCTTTCCTCGGGCCTCGGCCCAACCGCATCACCACCACATCGCATTCCTAGGGGGAATCATGAACAACAACCTGTATGCCGCCCACCCGGTCACCGGGCGGCTGAAGAAATCGTTGGCGCTTGCCGTCCTGGCCGGCCTGTTGCTGACCGGCTGCGGAGGCAAGCAGGCATCCGTCGAACCCGCATCCGCTGCGACATCCACAGCCACCGCCACGGCAGGGGCGTCTGTTGCCGTTCCAGGTGTGGTGGGCCTGACCCTGGACAAGGCCACGGACCAACTAAAGGGTCTCGGCTTCAAGGTTGAGGCCAAGGACATCGTGGACGGCAAGACCATCATCGTGGAGAAGAACTGGCAGGTGATGACTCAGGATCCCGCCAGCGGCGCCACAGCAGCGAAGGGCTCCACCGTGCACCTCGGCGTGAAGTCGCTCGACAAAATTGCCGCAGAGAAGGCGGCTGCCGAGAAGGTCGCCGCCGACAAGGCTGCCGCCGAAAAGGCTGCAGCTAAAGCGGTAGCGGACAAGGCCGCTGCCGAAAAAGCCGCGGCTGACAAGGCCTCCGCCGATCAGGCTGCTGCTGCAAAGGCTGCAGCCGACCAAGCGGCCCGGGACGCAGCTGCCAAGGCGGCCGCCGACCAGCAGTCGGCGCAGAAATTTGTCCAGGCACCGGCCCAAGCACCCGCAACTGCCTACTACGCCAACTGCACCGCCGCGAAGAATGCCGGCGCCGCGCCGTTGCACAGGGGTCAGCCAGGATACAGCTCCTCTTTGGACCGCGACGGCGATGGTGTCGCCTGCGAGCGATAAACGAATCGGGCAGTACTAAGACGAGCTGTGGACGCTCCCCTTTGTTGGGAGGCGTCCACAGCTCGTTCGGTAGCGGTTCCAACGGCGGTCATGGCCGTGGTGGTGCAGTGTGCGGCAGCACACACAGCGGACTTACGACGCCGGCAGCCTGCTTGGGTGCCCGAAACGCCCCTCCTGCCCCGGAATTCCGCGGATTCGCCACCACCTTCCGCCCGATTTGCGGTGGGGGTTGTGTGCGGGTATTGTTTTCTGAGTCGCCGCCGCTGAAGCGGAAAAATAGCGGCCAACCCCCCTTTTGAACGGCCTGAAAAATGGTTCGCTTTTTGTGCGTGCTGTTGGTGGGTGGGGGCTGATCTTGGTGGTTTTGGGTCACGGAGACGTGGTTTGCAAAGCCGGGTGGGATCGGGTAACTTTGAAAAGTTGCTCCGGAGCGATCCTGAATGTTTGGTTTGGGTGGTGCCGGGTGTGTCTGTTGTTTGAGAACTCAATAGTGTGCCAAGTTTGTTGATACCGATTATGTAATGTGATTGGTTGAATTTGCTGGGCCTGTCCACCCCGTGGATTGGGCCTGGTTTTTACAGCTGGTTTCAAATTTTGCAGTGCGGTTTCCGCGTTATTTCCGTGGTTCCGTGTTGTGTCTGTTTTTGTTTTACTTCAACGGAGAGTTTGATCCTGGCTCAGGATGAACGCTGGCGGCGTGCTTAACACATGCAAGTCGAACGATGATGCCCACTTGTGGGTGGATTAGTGGCGAACGGGTGAGTAACACGTGAGTAACCTGCCCTTGACTCTGGGATAAGCCTGGGAAACTGGGTCTAATACCGGATATGACCTTCCATCGCATGGTGGTTGGTGGAAAGCTTTTGTGGTTTTGGATGGACTCGCGGCCTATCAGCTTGTTGGTGGGGTAATGGCCTACCAAGGCGACGACGGGTAGCCGGCCTGAGAGGGTGACCGGCCACACTGGGACTGAGACACGGCCCAGACTCCTACGGGAGGCAGCAGTGGGGAATATTGCACAATGGGCGCAAGCCTGATGCAGCGACGCCGCGTGAGGGATGACGGCCTTCGGGTTGTAAACCTCTTTCAGTAGGGAAGAAGCGTAAGTGACGGTACCTGCAGAAGAAGCGCCGGCTAACTACGTGCCAGCAGCCGCGGTAATACGTAGGGCGCAAGCGTTATCCGGAATTATTGGGCGTAAAGAGCTCGTAGGCGGTTTGTCGCGTCTGCCGTGAAAGTCCGGGGCTCAACTCCGGATCTGCGGTGGGTACGGGCAGACTAGAGTGATGTAGGGGAGACTGGAATTCCTGGTGTAGCGGTGAAATGCGCAGATATCAGGAGGAACACCGATGGCGAAGGCAGGTCTCTGGGCATTAACTGACGCTGAGGAGCGAAAGCATGGGGAGCGAACAGGATTAGATACCCTGGTAGTCCATGCCGTAAACGTTGGGCACTAGGTGTGGGGGACATTCCACGTTTTCCGCGCCGTAGCTAACGCATTAAGTGCCCCGCCTGGGGAGTACGGCCGCAAGGCTAAAACTCAAAGGAATTGACGGGGGCCCGCACAAGCGGCGGAGCATGCGGATTAATTCGATGCAACGCGAAGAACCTTACC comes from Pseudarthrobacter sp. NIBRBAC000502770 and encodes:
- a CDS encoding VOC family protein, with amino-acid sequence MLKDMEVMAVLPAKDIDRAKEFYRDKLGFEPERTMADGGLVYRCGKGTSFLIYQTDNAGSAKNTQIGWASDDVQRDVDELRARGVVFEDYDMPGLKTENGIASMEGYGQAAWFLDSEGNILNISSMPS
- a CDS encoding SRPBCC family protein; the encoded protein is MSTFEVRRSAVIPAPAEEIFPLVNNFHEWTAWSPWEAVDPGMSRRYFGSDAGTGAGYEWNGNRKAGSGTMEIVESVPSSRIGIRLQFTKPFKALNPTTFTFSQAPGGTEVTWLMTGENKGLGKVFALFMNMDKMVGGDFERGLAALASTVAARKS
- a CDS encoding iron chaperone — its product is MGAVDDALAALDEPDRSCLQHVVELARSIAPDTTEGMSYGMPALKLDGKPLFAAVHAAKHLSIFPFSGAVVAAVADRLEGYSLSKGTIRFTAAHPVPDDVVEDIVRLRMAEIRG
- a CDS encoding excalibur calcium-binding domain-containing protein, which encodes MKATYGLWVTQAEHDAIARILGDCAGQLAPTNQLPPAPAAAAVPAPPAAAPVPAPAPAGPAPAPAAVAPAPVAPAPVVPAPAVPAPAAAYYANCAAVRAAGAAPLSAGQAGYRPALDRDSDGVACE
- a CDS encoding heme-binding protein, with product MTEQQPFELVRRYPHFELRRYPDHVVAEVSVTADFDRAGNAAFRYLFNYISGNNTARQKLAMTAPVIQEAGGQKLAMTAPVLQRGPLPGSGEPAEFSVAFVLPAGLNAETAPVPTDPRVTVRAVPGSLAAVLGFSGSGSASAFERRNNGLQAALTLAGLTPVGAPRFARFDPPFKPWFLRHNEVVQDVMERPPGGAAPASG
- a CDS encoding MarR family winged helix-turn-helix transcriptional regulator — encoded protein: MSPTQTTHQASAGPTAPDTLAIDLRTAVMRTSRRLRVEATGDAITPGQYTVLALLNGSGPSTLRDLARSEHVQAPSMTRIVNALAEQAFVTRSADPDDGRQVRVDITDAGRKVLAEARSQRTAWLAQRVAGLGEEDRLILSRAARIMQEMSGK
- a CDS encoding 2-hydroxyacid dehydrogenase, with translation MTAPLRVCLPAQNLLDALTPIDGVEFVLWDLDGPAPEGRLDLLVPPYMGNPTALAALEGVDVGLVQSQSIGYDGVSAVLPPGIAFANAAGVHETSTAELAVGMMVASQRGIPDFVRNQETGTWDNSPRPSLADRRVLLVGYGGVGKAIEARLLPFETEVTRMASRAREDAHGTIYGIDSLHDQLPLHEIVVVSVPLGGQTQQLVDAKFLAAMPDGALLVNVARGPVADTDALLAETSSGRLRAALDVTDPEPLPAHHPLWATPGVLITPHVGGASSAMFPRMVRLLRKQIGLLVEGKDPVNVVLP
- a CDS encoding MFS transporter — translated: MSAMFRALENPNYRIWASGAIVSNIGTWMQRVAQDWLVLTVLTDHSGAAVGLTTGLQFLPMLLFGPYGGVLADRYRKRIILMWTQLAMGFTGLAIGLLVVTGTAQLWHAYVAAFCLGVASAVDAPARQAFVSELVGQENISNAVALNSASFNTARLTGPAIAGVLIAWVGTGPVFLLNAASFAAVLVSLFRIRTTQPAPIARGERNKHQVAEGIRYVRRRPDLMLIMVLVGILGAFGMNFPVINSLMATTEFRMGPSEFGLLGSIMAVGTLAGALLAARRSGPRLRFLLGGALGLGIFTVLGSIAPTFWVYAAILIPVGLASITFLNSCNTSIQLSVEPQFRGRVLALYLAILQGGTAIGSPLVGWIGSEFGARWSVAVGGIVVLLAGIAAVIAVTRRNRLTLRGALRMALGRREPAV
- a CDS encoding DUF3592 domain-containing protein — its product is MTGRRTDGNRKPPLSWKRKLNLAVTVLVLCLGPIMIGVGSFMINADEELARSGVQATGTIIRFDDVTKASERRMQVQFPAADGAVHRTFAAVDHDQYPVVGSSVTVVYAENNPGRAIVPGYESDGVWLRGAGVVLTVIFGVLGLLYIVLVGSAVLRARLRRRRTPKVV
- a CDS encoding VOC family protein, translating into MQMRLEVVQVPVSDVDRSKAFYTDKLGFVLDHDVEHIPGMRVVQLTPPGSATSVVIGTGMTTMTPGSLEGLQLVVPDIAEVRSELVGRGADISEIQDLGGVLFAYFSDPDGNRWVMQGQTQDHVRDAHRP
- a CDS encoding HNH endonuclease family protein, translating into MLFGALGGGIGGALIVLGISTALTGLYVLLTGRRSWAWLPAKRKAGAVAIAAALALFIGGAAALPRVAGADLEAASSESTAKAAPAKASPTATAKASPSATPTATPTDTGEPLDPESPSVLAAGAPAAAPNAQPAYASKALDVLATLPIKGRAPKTGYDRAQFGQAWADVDRNGCDTRNDILKRDLTGVSYTNSVPCKVQSGTLADPYTGKTISFARGSATSSAVQIDHVVALSDAWQKGAQQLTAEQRTAFANDPLNLQATDGPTNQQKGDGDAATWLPPKGLPL
- a CDS encoding excalibur calcium-binding domain-containing protein codes for the protein MNNNLYAAHPVTGRLKKSLALAVLAGLLLTGCGGKQASVEPASAATSTATATAGASVAVPGVVGLTLDKATDQLKGLGFKVEAKDIVDGKTIIVEKNWQVMTQDPASGATAAKGSTVHLGVKSLDKIAAEKAAAEKVAADKAAAEKAAAKAVADKAAAEKAAADKASADQAAAAKAAADQAARDAAAKAAADQQSAQKFVQAPAQAPATAYYANCTAAKNAGAAPLHRGQPGYSSSLDRDGDGVACER
- a CDS encoding cupin domain-containing protein gives rise to the protein MGVEEVVPETKGVSMEVLSTVDLAGEIEGMDGRQLRMRMVTIEPGGVFGPLHDHVGRPGTVYVLQGTVTEHRDGLVTEYGPGVGWQEDRHTTHWLENKGTVPVVEISVDIVAAPQQ